The DNA region CGACCCTGGAAGTTCCTGTCTTCGTAGAAGATAATCTGCAAGTGATGGATGGGCAGACATAATCACCACAGGGCTATGCTAAAGACAAACTATTACACACTGTTTATGCATGAATAattgtgtcctccagctcttcaGACTCTTAACACAATAATAACTTGAACTTTTAGTCTCATTTAGTTTCACAACCATAACCATTTGGTATTCTGAGCCAGGTTTGCAAGTTGGCTTTATCCAACAAAGTTTTTGTACAGAATAACTACAAGTGAAGAATTTTGGAATAGATGAGCTTAAGGGAGTTTGAAAAATATGTCCCGAATGATGTACCAGAAACAAAGTTTAACACAATACAGAAAAGCATGTGGTATAttttaatgaaaagaaaaagtcttgGCCTATTTTTACAGGAATTAATTCACTCCAAGCCTAGTTGaataattgcatttttttttacagtcttcAACAGAAGACAATGCTATGATTTAAGTATAATAATGCTCTTATTTTGCAGCTTTTATTTAGCATGTTATTTAATTCTATTGATTAAAAATTTACCGCAATTTCCCTTCATGTTATAATTATGGTAAACAATCCTTTAGAGCTACTGACTATCACATTTCTACCCACAGAAGTTTGAGAATTAACTGCCATTTTTTACCCCTTAGATACAAATTATAAACACTACACATCAGACCGTTTAAGCTGCTTTTACTGTATAGATTTGAAATTGCATGCTTACCTTGCCCATTGTAACTGTGTTAAGTTCAGACCAGACCAGATGTCAGGCTGTACCAGACCTCTTTATAGACCCTGCTGGGATCAGGGCTTTGCAAATGTGGAACAATGCTTTGTCGTGTCAGCACAGCAGGCTGTATAGACGGCCAAACACTATAGGACTGGTGAGCTGCAGCAGCCGCTTTGTCTCTGTCAAAGCTCTGTCCGTCTATGGAAAATACTGTACAACTGCACTTTCTCAAAGGGCCACAATAAGAGTTGCAACATCTGCCTTTATTGGCATGACAGCCAGAAACCTACGCACGGACTGTGCGTGCAGGCAGGGCAGCAAAGAGGAAAGGTTTGGTTTGTTGCAGTAGGTGTTTGACAGTGATATAGATCATTAAGGAGCAGCAggctttttaaacaggaagcaaaTGAGCTGCGTGACCAGTGAGTGTTATTATACTTCAGACTTGTGTTTAAATGTTGCATGGATTTGTTCAAATAAACTCACAGAACACACGGTTATTTGAAAATCAAGTTTTTAATTCGATCTGCGCATAGGTAGACTTTACATGACAGTCCTCATCCTCCTGAATGAGCCCACCATGGGGTTGTGGCAGCCCCAGTCACCACAGGCCCTGTACTCTCCAGGGCGCATGAAATACTGGCGTCCCCTGTAGTTGGGGTGCTCATAGAAGATCCAGAAACCCTCCATGATGTTGCAGGAGTAAATGTCACGGAAGCGGAAGCGATCATACACGTTGGGGCAGTCATCCATGAACTCCATTGTCTGTCCCATCATGTCGGGCCTGTTGTAGATCCTCATCCTGTAGGATCCTCTATACTGTGTGTAAAATAAACCAGAGCATGATTATTATGCTATTTAGGTAGAACCCTAGAGAGCACTTTGCTTTCAGCCCCGAGCTGATATCTTGAATTCAAGTGAGTACTACTTCCTTAAGTAACTACAGATGAGAATAAGCTACAACTCTTTCGGAGCATGACAGAATTTGATTTCCCCCCCGCCTTCCTTAACTGCCAGAAACACTCAATGTGACTAACAGAATTAGAATGAAGGCACCAAGTCTTATGGGGGGTGTATCATATTCCTTTTAAAGGCTGACTGGGTCTCCTTGTGGGCCTTGCAACAGACACTTTTATGCTATGACCTGCCTGAGTATCTGTTAATGACATCAGAAGGCCGGTGATTGACATCCATTTCTAAAGCGGCATTTGATGTACAAGGTGAGCGGCGGGGGTGGGTTGGAGGGTGGGGGGGGACTACCAATCCTATCTGTCTGTTTGATTGACTTACAGGGGGGTACATCTGGCAGGAGCGGATGCAGTTGTTGAAGCCCA from Epinephelus fuscoguttatus linkage group LG20, E.fuscoguttatus.final_Chr_v1 includes:
- the crygmxl2 gene encoding crystallin, gamma MX, like 2, yielding MGKIIFYEGRNFQGRHWECSSDCMDTFRHFNCCNSIRVSGGHWVAYEKPHYMGYQYIIGPGEYPDYHCWMGFNNCIRSCQMYPPYRGSYRMRIYNRPDMMGQTMEFMDDCPNVYDRFRFRDIYSCNIMEGFWIFYEHPNYRGRQYFMRPGEYRACGDWGCHNPMVGSFRRMRTVM